One genomic window of Nakamurella panacisegetis includes the following:
- a CDS encoding MFS transporter has product MERRQRSIALLVAGTFFMENLDGTIVSTAAPSMARSLGVTSADIGVTITAYLLTLAVLIPLSGWITQRLGVRRVFLSAIAVFTLASVLCALSTNVVELTAFRVLQGIGGAMMVPVGRLAVLRSTAKADVIRAIALLTWPALAAPVIAPLLGGLFTAYLTWHWIFLVNVPLGVVAFVVALRLIPQRAEQPPPGLDWAGLALTCLAVAALVVLADMLASADVVPAASAAVAVVAIVLVVASVVHLRRTAHPLLELTILRVPTFLVSHRGGAVFRVTVNAVPFLLPLMFQDAFGWSPVKAGAMVLFVFVGNLAIKPATTPLLMRFGFRPVMVAATAGAALSMALEGLLRSDTSLVLVILVLTFGGMARSVGFTAYNTIAFADVEEPQLPGANTLSSTVQQVAIGFGVAVGAVALRAGDPIAGWTHLAEPDGAYRIAFFVIAALTLFPVVEALRADRNSGDALRARA; this is encoded by the coding sequence ATGGAGCGACGGCAGCGGAGCATTGCCCTCCTGGTGGCCGGCACGTTCTTCATGGAGAACCTGGACGGCACCATCGTGTCCACGGCGGCACCCTCGATGGCCCGGTCGCTCGGCGTCACGTCGGCCGACATCGGCGTCACGATCACGGCGTACCTGCTCACCCTGGCCGTACTCATCCCGCTCAGCGGTTGGATCACCCAGCGTCTCGGCGTCCGGCGGGTCTTCCTCAGCGCCATCGCCGTGTTCACCCTGGCGTCGGTGCTGTGCGCGCTCAGCACGAACGTCGTCGAGCTGACCGCCTTCCGGGTTCTCCAAGGCATCGGCGGGGCCATGATGGTGCCAGTCGGACGCCTGGCCGTGCTGCGCAGCACGGCCAAGGCCGACGTCATCCGGGCCATTGCCCTGCTGACCTGGCCGGCCCTGGCCGCGCCGGTGATCGCCCCGCTGCTCGGCGGCCTGTTCACCGCCTACCTCACCTGGCACTGGATCTTCCTGGTCAACGTGCCTCTTGGCGTCGTGGCGTTCGTCGTGGCCCTCCGGTTGATCCCGCAGCGGGCGGAGCAACCGCCCCCCGGACTGGACTGGGCCGGCCTGGCGCTGACCTGCCTGGCCGTGGCTGCCCTGGTCGTACTGGCCGACATGCTGGCCAGCGCGGACGTGGTGCCGGCCGCATCGGCGGCCGTCGCGGTGGTCGCGATCGTGCTGGTGGTGGCCTCCGTCGTGCATCTGCGCCGGACCGCACACCCGTTGCTGGAGTTGACCATCCTGCGGGTGCCGACCTTCCTGGTGTCCCACCGCGGGGGCGCGGTGTTCCGGGTGACCGTCAACGCCGTGCCCTTCCTGCTGCCGCTGATGTTCCAGGACGCCTTCGGCTGGTCGCCCGTGAAGGCAGGCGCGATGGTGCTGTTCGTCTTCGTCGGCAACCTGGCCATCAAGCCGGCCACCACGCCGCTGCTGATGCGGTTCGGCTTCCGCCCGGTGATGGTCGCCGCGACCGCGGGAGCCGCACTGAGCATGGCGCTCGAGGGTCTGCTGCGGTCGGACACCTCGCTGGTGCTGGTGATCCTCGTCCTGACGTTCGGCGGCATGGCCCGTTCGGTCGGGTTCACCGCCTACAACACGATCGCGTTCGCCGACGTCGAGGAGCCGCAGCTGCCCGGAGCGAACACGCTGTCCTCCACGGTTCAGCAGGTGGCGATCGGCTTCGGCGTGGCCGTCGGCGCGGTGGCGCTGCGGGCCGGTGACCCGATCGCCGGATGGACCCATCTGGCCGAGCCGGACGGTGCCTACCGCATCGCATTCTTCGTCATCGCCGCATTGACCCTGTTCCCGGTGGTCGAGGCCCTCCGGGCCGACCGCAACTCCGGCGACGCGTTGCGGGCGCGGGCCTGA
- a CDS encoding NAD-binding protein, protein MTELAVPPVTGPVAPDTVAGHVIVCGLRGIGLRIVEQLHRSGERVVVLAEYADRTQLEVVAAWGVGIVVSQGNSAATLTAAGISAARAVVCVVESEIANLEISLVARELRDDVRVVAQLSNQAIGRAVAGGNGPGAVLDVADLAVPGIVEACLRRRIHAMEIGDETFLLARLPVDRPSTLRGLFGPLAPIAVLRPAAGHLAATVVDCPGRDFPVRPGDVAAMLGTAEDFAHQNVDLEHDAVDAVRVRPGRLRRGLTAIVGVLRDFDRGLYKAVAVLAGLVVLSSLVLSVGYASPKMSWLDAWYFSTETVATVGYGDFSFVDQAPWLRIWAIFLMCAGITCTAVLMAFLTDMLVSRRLGDSIGRRRARNLSGHVVVVGLGTFGIRVAAALVASGRAVVVVERDSGNRFLADARELGVPVIFGDSTLRSTLDAARVAESSAVAVMTSNDMVNIETAIAVRDMFSAQWAGTGAVPVVTRVFDRSLGRTVARRFGFENVQSTEELTAPYFVGAALGLEVLGSFPVAQQTFMVSRLTVEPGSSLAGLAMNELSANTRVIALTRADTCRMEHPPRRGTRFKAGDLAYLVGPYEELLGVLHRARLADDPLAVDRPAVPDVTG, encoded by the coding sequence ATGACCGAACTCGCCGTTCCGCCGGTCACCGGACCCGTTGCCCCGGACACGGTGGCCGGGCACGTCATCGTGTGCGGCTTGCGCGGTATCGGGCTGCGGATCGTCGAGCAGCTGCATCGCTCGGGGGAACGGGTGGTGGTGCTGGCCGAGTACGCCGATCGCACGCAGCTCGAGGTGGTGGCCGCGTGGGGGGTCGGAATCGTGGTCTCCCAGGGCAACTCGGCGGCCACGTTGACCGCGGCCGGCATCTCGGCCGCCCGGGCGGTGGTGTGTGTGGTCGAGAGCGAGATCGCGAACCTGGAGATCTCGCTCGTCGCCCGGGAGTTGCGCGACGACGTCCGGGTCGTCGCGCAACTCAGCAACCAGGCCATCGGTCGGGCGGTGGCCGGTGGCAACGGTCCAGGTGCCGTCCTGGACGTCGCCGACCTGGCCGTGCCGGGAATCGTCGAGGCCTGTCTGCGCCGCCGCATCCACGCGATGGAGATCGGTGACGAGACGTTCCTCCTCGCCCGGCTCCCAGTGGATCGCCCCTCGACCCTCCGCGGCCTGTTCGGCCCGCTGGCTCCGATCGCCGTGCTCCGTCCGGCGGCGGGCCACCTCGCGGCGACGGTGGTGGACTGCCCGGGCCGGGACTTCCCGGTGCGGCCGGGCGACGTCGCGGCCATGCTCGGCACGGCCGAGGACTTCGCCCACCAGAACGTCGATCTCGAACACGATGCGGTCGATGCGGTCCGGGTTCGGCCGGGCCGCCTCCGGCGGGGGCTGACCGCGATCGTCGGCGTCCTGCGCGACTTCGACCGCGGCCTGTACAAGGCAGTCGCGGTGCTGGCCGGCCTGGTCGTGCTGTCCAGCCTCGTGCTGTCCGTCGGCTACGCCTCGCCGAAGATGAGCTGGCTGGATGCCTGGTACTTCAGCACGGAGACGGTGGCCACCGTCGGCTACGGCGATTTCAGCTTCGTCGACCAGGCGCCGTGGTTGCGGATCTGGGCCATCTTCCTGATGTGTGCCGGCATCACCTGCACCGCGGTGCTGATGGCGTTCCTGACCGACATGCTGGTCAGCCGGCGACTCGGCGATTCGATCGGCCGCCGCCGGGCCCGCAACCTGTCCGGGCACGTGGTGGTGGTCGGGCTGGGCACGTTCGGCATCAGGGTGGCCGCCGCGCTGGTCGCCTCCGGCCGGGCGGTGGTGGTGGTGGAACGGGACTCCGGCAACCGCTTCCTGGCCGACGCCCGGGAGCTCGGCGTCCCGGTGATCTTCGGCGACTCGACCCTGCGGTCCACCCTGGATGCGGCCCGGGTGGCCGAGTCGAGTGCGGTGGCCGTGATGACGAGCAATGACATGGTGAACATCGAGACGGCGATCGCCGTCCGGGACATGTTCAGCGCCCAATGGGCCGGAACCGGGGCCGTACCGGTGGTGACCAGGGTGTTCGACCGGTCCCTGGGACGCACCGTGGCCCGGCGGTTCGGGTTCGAGAACGTCCAGTCGACCGAGGAGCTCACCGCCCCGTACTTCGTCGGCGCCGCACTCGGCCTCGAGGTGCTCGGGTCGTTCCCGGTGGCTCAGCAGACGTTCATGGTCAGCCGGCTGACGGTCGAGCCCGGCAGTTCGCTCGCTGGTCTGGCCATGAACGAACTCTCCGCCAACACCCGCGTGATTGCCCTGACCAGGGCGGACACCTGTCGCATGGAGCACCCGCCGCGCCGGGGCACCCGATTCAAGGCCGGAGACCTGGCCTATCTGGTGGGACCGTACGAGGAGTTGCTCGGAGTGCTGCACCGGGCTCGGCTCGCCGATGACCCGCTCGCCGTCGACCGTCCGGCGGTCCCCGACGTCACCGGGTGA
- a CDS encoding TIGR03086 family metal-binding protein, with product MTDTTTLESVLRKTGAIVAGVRPDQGQLRTPCEDYSVDQLVHHIVSWVKVFANAGAGDPQPKDPEGQTIDNASAEFERAAAKAVAGYAKLDDDAPVTLSSGSMPAAASVAMMTGEYLAHGWDLARATGQPVEYTDAEAEAARIGLTPLLSPEYRGPGMPFGHIVEVPDDASGLDRFLGFAGRSPR from the coding sequence ATGACTGATACCACCACCCTGGAATCCGTCCTGCGGAAGACCGGGGCCATCGTGGCCGGCGTCCGACCCGACCAGGGCCAACTACGGACACCCTGTGAGGACTATTCGGTTGATCAGCTGGTGCACCACATCGTCAGCTGGGTCAAGGTTTTCGCCAACGCCGGGGCCGGGGACCCGCAGCCGAAGGACCCGGAGGGGCAGACCATCGACAATGCCTCGGCCGAGTTCGAGCGGGCCGCGGCGAAGGCCGTGGCCGGATACGCGAAACTCGATGACGACGCCCCGGTCACCCTCAGTTCCGGGTCGATGCCGGCGGCGGCCTCGGTGGCCATGATGACCGGCGAGTACCTGGCCCACGGCTGGGACCTCGCGCGGGCCACCGGCCAACCGGTCGAGTACACCGACGCCGAGGCCGAGGCGGCCCGCATCGGCCTCACCCCGCTCCTGTCCCCCGAGTACCGCGGTCCGGGCATGCCGTTCGGTCACATCGTCGAGGTGCCGGACGACGCCTCCGGCCTTGACCGGTTCCTGGGGTTCGCCGGACGCTCGCCCCGCTAG